A genomic window from Archocentrus centrarchus isolate MPI-CPG fArcCen1 chromosome 2, fArcCen1, whole genome shotgun sequence includes:
- the LOC115794770 gene encoding gap junction beta-2 protein-like translates to MSWPALYAQLVGANRHSTSLGKTWLSVLFIFRVMVLVVAAESVWGDEQSDFTCNTLQPGCENVCYDQFFPVSHIRLWCLQLVFVSAPTLLVAMYVAYRNHRDKRKLLQSSGRAGFLSTKGLDEELETLKKRRLPITGALWWTYACSLVFRLLFEAGFMYALYVVYDGFQMPRLVQCDQWPCPNLVDCFISRPTEKTIFTVFMATASSICMVLNVAELVYLVAKAVNRGLCDQRERKSCSKERMRNRTNQRSLVST, encoded by the exons ATGTCTTGGCCTGCCCTGTACGCTCAGCTGGTCGGGGCGAACCGTCACTCCACCAGCCTGGGTAAAACCTGGCTCtctgtgctttttattttcCGGGTCATGGTGCTGGTTGTTGCTGCAGAGAGCGTCTGGGGGGACGAGCAGTCTGACTTCACCTGTAACACACTACAG cctgGCTGTGAGAACGTCTGTTACGATCAGTTCTTTCCCGTCTCCCACATCCGTCTCTGGTGTCTTCAGCTCGTCTTTGTCTCTGCACCGACGCTCCTGGTTGCCATGTATGTGGCCTATCGTAACCACAGAGATAAGAGGAAGCTCCTTCAG AGTTCTGGCAGAGCTGGCTTCCTCAGCACAAAGGGCCTGGATGAGGAGCTGGAGACTCTGAAGAAGCGAAGGCTCCCGATCACtggtgccctctggtggacataCGCCTGCAGTCTCGTGTTCAGGCTGCTGTTTGAAGCAGGATTCAT GTATGCCCTGTATGTGGTGTACGATGGCTTCCAGATGCCACGGCTGGTGCAGTGTGATCAGTGGCCATGTCCTAACCTGGTGGACTGTTTCATCTCACGTCCCACTGAGAAAACCATCTTCACTGTTTTCATGGCCACTGCCTCGTCTATCTGCATGGTCCTTAACGTGGCTGAACTTGTATATCTTGTCGCCAAGGCTGTCAACAG gggTCTGTGTgatcagagagagaggaaatcaTGCAGCAAAGAGCGGATGCGGAACAGGACCAACCAGAGGTCACTTGTTTCAACCTGA
- the sap18 gene encoding histone deacetylase complex subunit SAP18 — MALESRITQEEIKKEPEKPIDREKTCPLLLRVFTTNSGRHHRVDEFARGNVPSSELQIYTWMDATLKELTSLVKEVYPEARKKGTYFSFAIVYPDPRGKMYKLKEIGSTVSGRKGADDSMTLQSQRFQIGDYLDIAITPPNRAPPLSTRMRPF, encoded by the exons atggcTCTTGAGTCGCGGatcacacaggaggaaataaagaaagaacCAGAGAAGCCCATCGACAGAGAAAAG ACGTGCCCCCTTCTGCTGCGAGTTTTCACCACTAACAGTGGGAGACACCACAGAGTCGATGAATTTGCTCGAGGAAATGTTCCTTCCAGCGAACTGCAGATATACACATG gatgGATGCTACACTGAAAGAGCTGACTAGCTTGGTGAAGGAAGTGTATCCAGAGGCCAGGAAAAAAGGCACCTACTTTAGCTTTGCCATTGTCTACCCAGATCCCAGAGGGAAAATGTACAA GCTGAAAGAGATCGGCAGTACCGTGTCCGGCAGAAAAGGTGCAGATGACTCCATGACGCTGCAGTCTCAGCGCTTCCAGATTGGAGACTACCTGGATATAGCTATCACACCCCCCAACAGAGCACCGCCCCTGAGCACACGCATGAGGCCATTctga
- the rtraf gene encoding RNA transcription, translation and transport factor protein — MFRRKLVALDYHNPNGFDCTDETQFRNCIVWLEDQKIRHYKIEDRGNLRNIPSSEWPKAYQKYLQDVNCPFGVDERKEAVDWLLGLAVRYEYGDNVEKYKNCQPLAASSNSDKAVDPLINLDSNSPDFKAGVTALANILKIQRHDDYLVMLKAIRILIQERLSPEAIAKASHNKEGVPVALDKHILGFDTGDATLNEAAQILRLLHIEELRELQTKINEAIVAVQAIIADPKTDHRLGKVGR, encoded by the exons atgtTTCGGAGAAAACTGGTCGCTCTAGATTATCACAACCCGAACGGCTTTGACTGCACAG ATGAGACCCAGTTTCGGAACTGCATTGTGTGGCTGGAGGACCAGAAGATTCGACATTATAAGATCGAAGACAGAGGAAACCTGAGGAACATCCCCAGCTCAGAGTGGCCCAAAGCCTACCAGAAG TACCTGCAGGATGTGAACTGTCCGTTTGGAGTCGACGAGAGGAAGGAGGCTGTAGACTGGTTACTGGGCCTGGCTGTGCGGTATGAATATGGAGACAATG TGGAGAAGTACAAGAACTGTCAGCCCCTGGCAGCCTCCAGTAACAGTGATAAAGCTGTGGACCCTCTCATTAACCTCGACA GTAATTCTCCAGATTTCAAAGCAGGAGTTACAGCTCTGGCCAACATCCTCAAGATACAACGACATGATGACTACCTGGTTATGCTTAAG GCCATTCGTATTCTGATCCAGGAGAGACTTTCTCCAGAAGCCATCGCTAAAGCCAGCCACAACAAAGAG gGTGTTCCAGTAGCTTTAGACAAGCACATCTTGGGTTTTGACACTGGag ATGCGACTCTGAACGAAGCGGCTCAGATCCTGCGCCTGCTGCACATCgaggagctgagggagctgCAGACCAAGATCAACGAGGCCATCGTAGCTGTTCAGGCCATCATAGCCGACCCCAAGACAGACCACCGGCTGGGCAAGGTTGGCAGATGA
- the LOC115793722 gene encoding gap junction alpha-3 protein-like — protein sequence MGDWSFLGRLLENAQEHSTVIGKVWLTVLFIFRILVLGAAAEEVWGDEQSDFTCNTQQPGCENVCYDEAFPISHIRFWVLQIIFVSTPTLIYLGHVLHIVRMEEKRREREEELRKAGRHQEDLDPLYHNGVGDGGGGGKKEKPPIRDEHGKIRIRGALLRTYIFNIIFKTLFEVGFILGQYFLYGFHLRPLYKCGRWPCPNTVDCFISRPTEKTIFIIFMLVVACISLVLNLLEIYHLGWKKVKRGVTNEFAPDSESLMLAEDEPADADTIPEQISPSVLNCLPTFGSVSVLGGGAAEGGAYSPTESSPTVISLNPATTPMPAGLKMDGAVFHPDDFLLESASFYSNDAKVSLGSQGQLVAMEQNWNNMALELHNLNGKNSSYPPPLPSPPTSASSSPHEEKTPPPPPEDQHSTFPTLPRNTPLSSLMPEETAAEEETTVNTAPCKVLHNDFTVVTRAEMHQPPAAVGTGNRKPSRASKSGGVRARPDDLAV from the exons ATGGGTGACTGGAGTTTTCTAGGGCGACTGCTGGAGAATGCTCAAGAACACTCCACTGTGATTGGAAAG GTTTGGCTGACGGTCCTCTTCATCTTCCGAATTTTGGTGCTGGGTGCAGCAGCTGAAGAAGTTTGGGGTGACGAGCAATCAGACTTTACCTGTAATACACAGCAGCCTGGTTGTGAGAACGTTTGCTATGATGAGGCCTTCCCCATTTCCCACATCCGTTTCTGGGTGCTGCAGATCATCTTTGTCTCCACACCCACCCTCATCTACCTGGGCCATGTGCTACACATTGTCCGcatggaggagaagaggagagagagggaagaggaGCTCAGAAAGGCTGGACGGCACCAGGAGGACCTTGACCCTCTCTACCACAACGGAGTTGGCgatggaggaggtggtgggaaaaaagagaaacccCCAATTCGTGATGAACATGGAAAAATCAGGATACGCGGGGCTTTACTGAGGACCTACATCTTCAACATAATCTTCAAGACTCTATTTGAAGTGGGCTTCATCCTGGGACAGTACTTCCTGTATGGCTTCCACCTGAGGCCACTTTATAAATGTGGCCGCTGGCCCTGCCCCAATACTGTGGACTGCTTCATCTCCAG GCCCACTGAAAAGACaatcttcatcatcttcatgcTGGTTGTTGCCTGCATCTCTTTGGTCCTCAACCTGCTGGAGATCTATCACCTGGGCTGGAAGAAGGTAAAGCGGGGGGTCACCAATGAGTTTGCACCTGACAGTGAGTCACTGATGCTGGCTGAAGATGAGCCCGCAGACGCAGACACAATCCCTGAGCAGATCTCTCCTTCGGTGCTCAACTGTTTGCCTACATTTGGGAGTGTGAGTGTGCTGGGGGGCGGAGCAGCTGAGGGAGGAGCCTATAGCCCAACAGAGTCTTCTCCTACTGTGATCTCCTTAAACCCTGCCACCACCCCTATGCCTGCCGGGCTGAAGATGGACGGTGCAGTGTTCCACCCAGACGACTTCTTGTTGGAGTCCGCTTCTTTTTACAGCAATGATGCGAAAGTGAGCCTTGGAAGCCAAGGACAGCTGGTGGCAATGGAGCAGAACTGGAACAACATGGCGCTGGAGCTCCACAATCTGAATGGAAAAAATTCCTCctatcctcctcctcttccctctcCCCCCacctcagcctcctcctcccctcacGAGGAAAAgaccccaccacctccaccagaGGATCAGCATTCTACATTTCCCACACTTCCTCGCAACACCCCTCTTTCTTCCCTCATGCCAGaggagacagcagcagaagaggaaACTACTGTCAACACAGCACCTTGTAAGGTCCTACACAATGACTTCACTGTGGTAACCAGGGCGGAGATGCATCAGCCTCCTGCTGCTGTGGGGACAGGCAACCGTAAGCCAAGTCGGGCCAGCAAGAGCGGTGGCGTCCGAGCTCGCCCCGATGACCTGGCCGTGTAG